From Xylanibacter oryzae DSM 17970, a single genomic window includes:
- a CDS encoding ABC transporter permease, which translates to MTIKYLIQKEFIQIRRNAFLPKMIIMFPLMIMCILPWVTNLEVRNINVRVVDNDHSVISGRLVHRVEASNYFVFKGISYSYSDALSEVEKGNTDIILEIPYHYERNLVNGKNPQILIAANAVNGTKGGMGASYMANIVNDNISETNISTSAKVQAVKLYTLNLYNPHQNYKVYMIPALMAILIVMLCGFMPALNIVGEKEKGTIEQINVTPVSKGSFILAKLIPYWVIGMLVMTICFILSWAIYGISPAGNVALLYCLAMLLALTFSGIGLIVSNYSDTMQQAMFVMWFIMVCVLLLSGLFTPVRSMPDWARAITIVDPLKYFIDGMRTVFVRGAGISGIATQLYALTGFAAFINIWAVVSYKKNN; encoded by the coding sequence ATGACAATAAAATACCTCATACAGAAAGAATTCATCCAGATACGCCGCAACGCGTTTCTGCCCAAGATGATAATAATGTTCCCACTGATGATAATGTGCATACTGCCATGGGTAACCAATCTTGAAGTGCGAAACATCAATGTAAGGGTGGTAGATAATGATCACTCTGTTATATCCGGTAGACTTGTGCATCGTGTAGAAGCGTCTAACTATTTTGTATTCAAGGGCATTTCGTATTCGTATAGTGATGCCTTGAGTGAAGTGGAAAAAGGTAATACCGATATAATTCTTGAAATACCGTATCATTATGAGCGTAACCTCGTAAATGGCAAAAATCCACAGATACTTATTGCTGCCAATGCTGTTAATGGAACAAAAGGAGGCATGGGTGCATCATACATGGCAAATATAGTAAACGATAATATATCAGAAACTAATATATCCACATCAGCTAAAGTTCAGGCCGTAAAGCTGTATACCCTTAATCTTTATAATCCACACCAGAATTATAAAGTATATATGATACCGGCACTTATGGCCATCCTCATAGTCATGTTATGCGGTTTTATGCCGGCTCTTAATATCGTCGGTGAGAAAGAAAAAGGAACTATCGAACAGATAAATGTCACTCCCGTAAGCAAAGGCTCATTTATATTGGCAAAATTGATTCCATATTGGGTGATAGGAATGCTAGTGATGACAATATGCTTTATCCTGTCATGGGCTATATACGGTATAAGTCCCGCCGGAAATGTAGCACTCCTATATTGTCTTGCTATGCTTCTTGCACTGACGTTCAGCGGTATCGGACTTATTGTATCAAATTATAGCGACACAATGCAGCAGGCTATGTTCGTGATGTGGTTTATTATGGTTTGTGTACTCTTGCTAAGCGGACTGTTCACACCTGTACGCAGTATGCCCGACTGGGCTCGTGCCATAACTATCGTTGATCCTCTAAAATATTTTATAGACGGCATGCGTACAGTCTTTGTTCGTGGAGCCGGTATCTCAGGTATAGCCACACAA
- a CDS encoding ATP-binding cassette domain-containing protein — translation MEKEYSVVVDNVSKHYGEVCALDDVSFSVGKGELFGLIGPDGAGKTTMFRILTTLLIPETGKATVDGFDTVSQMKDIRRRVGYMPGKFSLYQDLTVLENLKFFATLFGTTIEEGYDSIKDIYSQIERFKDRKAGALSGGMKQKLALCCSLVHSPSVLFLDEPTTGVDPVSRKEFWQMLDSLEERGITIIASTPYIDEINHCNRIAFLNNGQIKGIGKPDTILNQFADIFNPPSLHHHISAEQEKTESGTPDDVIVVENMVKAFGTFRAVNNISFSVHRGEIFGFLGANGAGKTTAMHILSGLNQPTSGKATVAGYDVSTEYEQIKKHIGYMSQKFSLYEDMTVKENIRLFAGIYGMADSEIARKTDEVLHTLNFSEHKNTMVRDLPLGWKQKLAFSVSIFHEPEVVFLDEPTGGVDPATRRQFWQLIYDAASRGITVFVTTHYMDEAEYCDRISIMVDGEIKALASPDELKVQYGCKDMDQVFTLLARKATRND, via the coding sequence ATGGAAAAGGAATATTCTGTTGTTGTAGATAATGTCTCCAAACATTATGGTGAAGTTTGCGCTCTTGACGATGTCTCGTTTAGTGTTGGCAAAGGCGAACTATTTGGACTTATCGGTCCTGATGGCGCCGGAAAGACCACGATGTTCCGCATTCTCACAACACTACTGATACCCGAAACAGGCAAAGCCACCGTCGATGGTTTTGACACGGTAAGTCAGATGAAAGACATTCGTCGCAGGGTAGGGTATATGCCGGGCAAGTTCTCCCTGTATCAAGATCTTACTGTATTAGAAAACCTCAAGTTCTTTGCCACACTATTTGGCACAACTATAGAAGAAGGTTACGACAGCATAAAAGATATATACAGTCAGATCGAACGTTTCAAAGACCGCAAGGCAGGAGCCCTCTCCGGAGGAATGAAACAGAAACTGGCATTATGCTGTTCACTTGTTCATTCGCCAAGTGTACTTTTCCTCGACGAACCCACAACCGGTGTAGATCCTGTATCCCGTAAAGAATTCTGGCAGATGCTCGACAGCCTTGAAGAGAGAGGCATCACCATTATAGCTTCAACTCCATATATAGACGAGATAAATCACTGTAATCGCATTGCCTTTCTGAACAACGGACAAATAAAAGGAATAGGCAAGCCTGATACTATACTAAATCAGTTCGCTGATATTTTTAACCCTCCGTCATTGCATCATCACATATCTGCTGAGCAGGAAAAGACAGAGAGCGGTACTCCTGATGATGTTATTGTTGTAGAGAATATGGTTAAGGCTTTCGGTACATTCCGTGCTGTTAATAATATATCATTCAGTGTACACAGGGGTGAAATATTCGGATTCCTTGGAGCCAACGGAGCAGGCAAGACAACCGCCATGCACATACTCTCAGGCCTAAACCAGCCCACTAGCGGCAAAGCCACTGTCGCAGGCTATGATGTATCTACAGAATACGAACAGATTAAGAAGCACATCGGTTATATGAGTCAGAAGTTCTCACTATACGAAGATATGACTGTAAAAGAGAATATCCGTCTTTTCGCCGGTATATATGGCATGGCAGACTCTGAGATTGCACGTAAGACAGATGAAGTTCTGCATACACTCAATTTCTCTGAACACAAGAATACGATGGTGCGCGACCTCCCTTTGGGTTGGAAACAGAAACTCGCGTTCTCTGTCAGCATATTCCATGAACCCGAAGTTGTCTTCCTCGATGAACCAACAGGCGGAGTAGACCCTGCCACCCGTCGACAGTTCTGGCAACTGATATACGATGCGGCCTCAAGAGGCATCACCGTATTTGTTACAACCCATTATATGGATGAGGCTGAATATTGCGACAGAATTTCCATAATGGTAGATGGCGAGATAAAAGCCCTTGCCTCGCCCGACGAACTTAAAGTTCAGTATGGCTGCAAGGATATGGATCAGGTGTTTACACTATTGGCTCGCAAAGCCACAAGAAACGATTAG
- a CDS encoding ABC transporter permease, whose product MKTFISFILKESRHILRDSRTMMILFGMPVVMMFLFGFAISTDVKNVRLVAVSSSTDDLTHKIVDRLDASEYFNVTDVVSSSKEAELLMRNQKADMAIVFSPNFANHRYDGSAAVQLIADATDPNTSIQQVTYAAQIIISSMGVNISPSNINTKLLYNPQMKSAYNFVPGIMGMLLLIICAMMTSVSIVREKERGTMEVLLVSPVRPLMIIVAKAIPYLVLSIIILTSILLISRFVLAVPVAGSLIAIFAVSLLYILLALSLGLLISVASQTQLAAMLISGMILLMPSIMLSGMIYPVESMPQALQYVADIVPARWYISAMRKLMIMGVSIDKVGKEVAVMTIMTVLLLVVSLKKFKKRLE is encoded by the coding sequence ATGAAGACATTTATATCATTTATATTAAAAGAGTCACGTCACATATTGCGTGACAGTCGTACCATGATGATACTCTTCGGTATGCCTGTAGTAATGATGTTCCTGTTTGGCTTTGCCATCTCTACAGATGTCAAGAATGTACGTCTTGTAGCAGTGTCTTCATCTACAGACGACCTCACTCATAAGATAGTAGATCGTCTCGACGCATCCGAGTACTTCAATGTAACAGATGTGGTCAGTTCCTCAAAAGAGGCTGAACTACTTATGCGCAACCAAAAGGCAGACATGGCTATAGTTTTCTCGCCTAATTTTGCCAACCATCGCTATGACGGCAGCGCAGCAGTACAGTTGATAGCGGATGCTACCGACCCCAATACATCAATACAGCAGGTCACTTATGCCGCACAGATTATAATATCAAGTATGGGCGTAAATATTTCACCATCTAATATTAACACTAAATTGCTATATAACCCCCAGATGAAGAGCGCCTACAATTTTGTGCCCGGTATTATGGGCATGCTATTGTTGATAATTTGCGCCATGATGACATCTGTAAGTATTGTGCGCGAGAAAGAAAGAGGTACAATGGAAGTACTGCTTGTATCGCCTGTACGCCCTCTGATGATAATTGTGGCTAAAGCCATACCCTATTTGGTACTCTCAATAATAATTCTTACAAGTATTCTACTGATATCAAGATTTGTATTGGCCGTACCTGTAGCTGGCAGCCTTATTGCCATCTTTGCCGTGTCTCTGCTGTACATATTGCTGGCTCTCTCGCTAGGTCTATTGATCAGTGTGGCATCACAGACCCAACTCGCAGCCATGCTCATATCCGGTATGATATTGCTTATGCCCAGTATAATGCTTTCAGGTATGATATATCCGGTAGAGAGTATGCCACAGGCATTACAGTATGTAGCCGATATAGTACCCGCCCGATGGTATATATCAGCTATGCGAAAACTGATGATAATGGGAGTAAGCATAGACAAAGTAGGCAAAGAAGTAGCAGTCATGACAATAATGACGGTTCTGCTCCTTGTAGTGTCACTTAAGAAATTCAAAAAACGTTTAGAATAA